A window of Acidobacteriota bacterium genomic DNA:
GGACGGTCGTCGCGTCGGCGCCCCCAGCGAGTTCGAGTCTTGCGACACCAATATGCGGTATGCGCTTCTTCACATCCTTCTGAAGGCAGCGCCGCAACAGATTCCGGATGTGAGGCGGCGTGGATGCCGGCAGGGCCTGCCACGCTGGCTCATCACGAATGATCGCCACCAGCACGTCGCTGATGTCCTCTCCCCCAAACGCGCGCGTGCCGGTGAGCATCTCGAAGAGCACGCAGCCGAAAGCCCAGATATCAGCGCGCTGATTCACCGCCCGGCCCTTGGCCTGCTCGGGGCTCATGTAGGCCGCGGTTCCGAGTACCACGCCCGCCTGTGTCATACCGGCGCTGGTAATGGTGGGCGAATTGGCCAGCGCACCGGATTGCATTTCGCTCGACGGCCCCATGGCCTTCGCCAGGCCGAAGTCGAGCACCTTCACCGTGCCGTCGTCTCTCACCTTGACGTTAGCGGGCTTCAGGTCGCGATGGACGATGCCTTGATCGTGCGCGCTCTCGAGGGCCTCGGCGATCTGGATCGCGATCGGCACGGCTTCGTCGAGTGGAATGGGACCTTTGGCAATGCGATCGGCCAGCGTCGGCCCTTCGACCAGCTCCATGACCAGCGCCCGCATGCGGAGGTCGGTGCCGCCTTTCTCGAGACCGAAGACCTGCGCGATGTTGGAGTGATTGAGCGAGGCCAGCGTTTTGGCTTCGCGCTCGAACCGCGCGAGCCTTTCGGGATCCTGGGCGAAGGCGTCCGGCAACACCTTGATGGCGACCGATCGGCCCAGGTTGGCGTCGACCGCGCGGTAGACCTCGCCCATGCCGCCGACGCCGAGCGCCCCGGTGATCTCGAACGGGCCGATGCGTGAGCCGACGGTCAGAGCCACGGGCGAAGTATAGCCGCCAGCTCCAGTGCCCGCAGTCCGATGCCTTGTGGATATGCTTAGCGGTAAGTATAATAAGGACATGACCAGCACGGGAGCTATCGCCGCCGCTCTAGGACGCCTTGGCGGCCAGGCGCGAGCCAGGCGGCTGGAGCCAGCGGAGCGGAAGCGAATCGCCGCGCTCGGTGGCGCGGCAAGAAAACGGTCGCTCGATGTCGCCCGGCGAATCGCCGACAACTTCGCCTACGCCGCTGCGGTCCAGGAACTCAGCGGGGGGCAACCGACGCCGGCTCGAGTCAAAGCCTGCAAGGGCCCCCTGCCCGGCCTCTATCCGGATCGGAAATGACATGCGCGACGCTGCCGGGCTGCTCGACGACGCCGGCCGGATCGTCGCAGACCTGACCACGCTGGGCCTGGAACCGATTCTCGTTGGTGGTATGGCGCTCGTCACGCTGGGATCGCGCCGGGTCACGAGAGACTTCGATTTCGTGGTCCCCGTTCCAGGCGTTCGCCTGGCCGCCCTCGTCGATGTGTTCTACGACCGCGGGCTGGATCTGGCCGCCCGCGTCAACGATTCGGGCGACATCACCGCAACGATCGACAACCGCAAGGTGGCACACATCCGACTGCGACTGGACTCGCCGTCCAGCGCTTACTTCAGTCATCCGAAGACCGGACTGCGCGTGGACCTGCTATTCGATTTCCCAATACCCGCCTCACAACTCGCCGAGCGCGCAACCAGGATTACCGTCCGTTCCCAGCGCTTTCTCATCGCCTCGGAGGATGACCTGCTGAACCTCAAACGCATTGCTCGCGCCAACCGGGCATCGCCCGGTGACGCTGAAGACGTTGCGTTCCTGGAGGCACGGCGCCGCGATCGGTGACGCGACCTGCGGCAGCAAGCTGGCCGCTAGAGAGTGCCGCGTTTGATCTCGTCCACCGCGTAATGGCACGCGCGGGCCGTAAGCGCCATGTAGGTGAGCGACGGGTTCTGATTACCGCTCGACGTCATACACGCGCCATCGGTCACGAACAGGTTGGGCGAATCCCAGGCCTGGTTCCAGCCGTTCAGCACCGACGTGCGGCGATCCCGTCCCATGCGGGCAGTGCCCATTTCGTGGTTCGTATTGCCGGGCGTGCTAATCCGCGTGTCGGGCCGAACCCGCCTCGCACCGGCCTTCTCGATCATCTCGGCAGCCGTCACGTTCATGTCCTTGTGGATGGCGAGTTCGTTGGGGCCCCAGGCGCAGTCAATGTGCAGCACCGGGATGCCCCACGCGTCGACCGTGGTCGGGTGCAGGGTGCAGCGATTCTCCGCGCGCGGCAGCATCTCGCCGAAGCCGTTCAAGGCCATCGTCCACGGGCCAAGGTCGCTCAACGTTCGTTTGAGCCCGATACCAATGCCGGGGGTTTGAACCCGCGCCTGCCACCCCGGACGGGAGCCGCCTCCCTGGAAGCCATAGCCGCGAATGAAGTCTTTGTGGCGGGTGCCGACGTTGCGGAACCGCGGCACATAGATGCCGTTGGGTCTCGCACCGCTGACCCGGCGATCGGTCCAGCCGTCGAACTCGCCGGTGGCGCCACCCCACTTGATATGGTCCATGATGTTGCGGCCGACTTGCCCGCTGGAGTTGGCCACGCCGTCTGGGTGCTGCGCGGTCCGGGAGTTGAGCAGGATGCGGCTGCTCTCGATGGCCGACGCGCACAAGAAGACAATGCGCGCCCGGAACTCGTGCGACACCCGGGTCTGCGCGTCGATGACGTGTACTCCCGATACCTTGCCGCTCGACGGATCGACCGTCAGGTGCCTCACGATGCTGTATGGGCGGAGAGTCATCCGGCCGGTCG
This region includes:
- a CDS encoding GMC family oxidoreductase is translated as MSQQNAPDYDAIVIGSGMTGGWAAKELTELGLRTLVLEAGRLLVPSEDYSEHKPVWAMPFRGLGDRRYVESRQPKQRRSVSFDEWSHRSWADDVDNPYTTPQDKPFDWFRSRQVGGKSTIWGRQVYRWSDLDFEANARDGIAVDWPIRYQDLAPWYDRVESFIGVSGQREGLAHLPDGPFLPPMTMNCVETHVAERIRSSFPGERLMTIGRAAVLTAPLNGRAACHYCGPCHRGCVTRSYFSALNATLPAAEATGRMTLRPYSIVRHLTVDPSSGKVSGVHVIDAQTRVSHEFRARIVFLCASAIESSRILLNSRTAQHPDGVANSSGQVGRNIMDHIKWGGATGEFDGWTDRRVSGARPNGIYVPRFRNVGTRHKDFIRGYGFQGGGSRPGWQARVQTPGIGIGLKRTLSDLGPWTMALNGFGEMLPRAENRCTLHPTTVDAWGIPVLHIDCAWGPNELAIHKDMNVTAAEMIEKAGARRVRPDTRISTPGNTNHEMGTARMGRDRRTSVLNGWNQAWDSPNLFVTDGACMTSSGNQNPSLTYMALTARACHYAVDEIKRGTL